In the Candidatus Fusobacterium pullicola genome, one interval contains:
- the recQ gene encoding DNA helicase RecQ, translating into MIREARKLLKEIYGYENFRRGQEIIVDSVLSKRDTLGVMSTGGGKSICYQVPALLFKGITIVISPLISLMKDQVDSLRLLGVKSVYINSTLSKEDYLASIRKIQRGEAKIVYVAPERLANDKFVEFIKKFKISLIAVDEAHCISQWGHDFRKSYLEIPNFMQKIGQRVQILALTATATKDVRRDIEEKLTLKDPFVYVHGFDRENIFFKVVKNVVPEAYIVDYLKKAPRKSGIIYASTRKEVDNLYAYLKLRDIEVGKYHAGLSEEERKENQEKFLNDEIKIMVATNAFGMGIDKSNVRFVIHRNIPKDMESYYQEAGRAGRDGAPAEAILMFFEEDVSTQTFLIDSNEETEDELKREKIKKLDIMVEYAYLESCYREYILKYFGDKRIKNYCGKCGNCKTLKNVEDLTIEAQKVISCIGRAKESIGISTLVNILYGRSDTKMDRKEFNKLSTFGIMKDRDIVWIEEFVNFLISEGYFEQSAGSFPVLKFNDRSRRVLKNEISVFRRVDEKISFDYFEDPLFESLNQLRGEIAKAEGVAPYIVFSDMTLLEMAEYKPKNRWEMLKIRGIGNQKFKSYGEAFLKVINSYNDEDIKRLEIESDRCELLEDIRVERLKERLGLNIELESLKEILYETLIR; encoded by the coding sequence ATGATAAGAGAAGCGAGAAAACTTTTAAAAGAGATATATGGATATGAGAATTTTAGAAGAGGGCAGGAGATAATAGTAGATTCTGTTCTAAGTAAAAGGGATACCCTCGGTGTAATGAGTACCGGTGGTGGAAAATCTATATGTTATCAAGTACCAGCACTTCTATTTAAAGGGATTACGATAGTAATATCACCTCTTATCTCTTTGATGAAGGACCAAGTTGATAGCTTAAGACTACTTGGAGTAAAGAGTGTATATATAAACTCGACACTCTCTAAAGAAGATTACTTAGCAAGTATTAGAAAGATACAGAGAGGGGAAGCAAAAATAGTTTATGTAGCCCCAGAGAGATTAGCTAATGATAAGTTTGTAGAGTTTATAAAAAAGTTTAAAATCTCATTGATAGCTGTAGATGAGGCTCACTGTATATCTCAATGGGGGCATGATTTTAGAAAGAGCTATTTAGAGATACCAAATTTTATGCAAAAGATAGGACAGAGGGTACAGATATTAGCTTTGACAGCTACAGCCACAAAGGATGTAAGAAGAGATATTGAGGAGAAGCTTACATTGAAAGACCCCTTCGTCTATGTACATGGATTTGATAGAGAGAATATATTTTTTAAAGTGGTAAAAAATGTAGTACCAGAAGCTTACATTGTAGATTATCTAAAAAAAGCTCCAAGAAAATCTGGAATAATCTATGCTTCTACAAGAAAAGAAGTAGATAATCTATATGCTTATTTGAAATTAAGAGATATAGAGGTAGGTAAATATCATGCAGGTTTGAGTGAAGAGGAGAGAAAGGAAAATCAGGAAAAATTCCTCAATGATGAGATAAAAATAATGGTAGCTACGAATGCCTTTGGTATGGGGATAGATAAATCAAATGTAAGGTTTGTAATACATAGAAATATACCAAAGGATATGGAGAGTTACTATCAAGAGGCTGGAAGGGCTGGAAGAGATGGAGCTCCAGCAGAGGCTATACTTATGTTCTTTGAAGAGGATGTAAGTACTCAAACTTTTTTGATAGATAGTAATGAGGAAACTGAGGATGAGTTAAAGAGAGAGAAGATAAAGAAATTAGATATTATGGTAGAGTATGCCTATCTTGAAAGTTGTTACAGAGAGTATATCCTAAAATACTTTGGAGATAAGAGAATAAAAAACTACTGTGGTAAGTGTGGAAATTGTAAAACACTTAAAAATGTGGAGGATTTGACAATAGAGGCTCAAAAGGTAATCTCATGTATTGGAAGAGCTAAGGAGAGCATAGGGATATCTACCCTTGTGAATATTCTCTATGGTAGAAGTGACACAAAGATGGATAGAAAGGAGTTTAATAAGCTATCAACTTTTGGAATAATGAAGGATAGGGATATTGTTTGGATAGAGGAGTTTGTAAATTTCTTAATATCTGAAGGATATTTTGAACAGAGTGCTGGAAGTTTTCCAGTATTAAAGTTTAATGATAGATCAAGAAGGGTACTAAAAAATGAGATATCAGTTTTCAGAAGAGTTGATGAAAAGATTAGTTTTGATTACTTTGAAGACCCATTATTTGAGAGCTTGAATCAGTTGAGAGGAGAGATAGCAAAGGCGGAGGGAGTAGCCCCATACATAGTATTTTCAGATATGACACTTTTAGAGATGGCAGAGTATAAACCTAAAAATAGGTGGGAGATGCTTAAGATTAGAGGGATAGGAAATCAAAAATTTAAAAGTTATGGAGAGGCTTTTCTTAAGGTTATCAATAGTTATAATGATGAGGATATAAAGAGACTTGAGATAGAAAGTGACAGATGTGAGTTGTTAGAGGATATTAGAGTTGAGAGACTAAAAGAAAGATTGGGATTAAATATAGAGTTAGAGAGTTTAAAAGAGATACTATATGAGACTTTAATAAGATAG